The Streptococcus viridans genome contains the following window.
AAATATAGGGATAAAATAGAAAATAATGAAAAGATCAAGGAAAAATTGAGTAGAATTAAATATTCAACTATTATATATATTCCAATTTTATATATTTCATTATTATTTTCGGAAAAAATTTCAGTGAGTAATAATTTTATTTACTTACTTAATAAAATGACCTCCTCTCATTACGAGGAGGCTTCTCAAGAATTTTTTTCGATCTATACTTTCTCTTCTGGATTATTAAAACTAATTTTTATTACTTTAGGTTGGATTGTTTTTATAGAATACAAAGATATATTTTTAACTAAAGTTACAAGAAGTCTGATAGGAAAAGTTAAGGAGATTGAAAATTTATCGATTAGTAATGGGAAATATTATAAAATAAGGTGTAGCAAAAGGAAATGGAATATTGATAAAAGTGTTTTTTTATTGAAAAAACAAAATAGTAGTACTGAAAATGAATCTCAAAAGATACGTGATAAATTTATATTGTCAAAAGAGTCATGGCTCTCTTTAAACACTAATAGATCAATTAAAGTGATTTCTAATGATATAGTGAAAGTAGATAATGATTACTTTATACATAATGAATCAAATATTTTAAATAAGTTTGAAAAAATAGATAAACGTACAAGAAAGGAAACACTTGGGCAACTAGATTTAACAGCTTTAATTATTGTTACTATATTTTTTTCATTTCTTGTTTTATCAAATTTGCTCTTGGATGTAGATATGAAAAAAGTACCAAATGGTGTTTTTTACTACAAAAATAGTGAACAGACTTATTTACCTACGGATAGGATTTATTTCTGTGAGGATAAAATAAGCCACGTAAAAGATAATATTCAGTACTTTAATTCTACCAGATCACTTAAAAAAGTTATTCCTAAAGTTACGAATTATAAATATGATAAAGTTTCCATGACGATTAAAGATGAAAAACATAATATAGTTGGTGAGCTTAATAAAATGACAAAAATTATAGATATGAAAGATGAGGATGGAAATAAAAAAACATATATTGAGATTAAGTAGTTATTCAATCATATAATATCCAATTATTTATAATTGTTCTGCAAAATTGTCGGTAATATACATGAAAAATAGATACGATAATGGCTAAAACTTTCCGGAAAAGATACATTTTTCGGAAAGTTAATTTACAATAACTCTCAATATAAAGTTATAAAATACGCAAGATCTATTAAAATTGCGTATTTTTTATTTAAAATGTATTAGAATAAAATTCATATTTACATTTATTAAAAGCATTTCGTATCAAAAATACGGGATGCTTTTTCTGTCTAGCTTAATTTGACAATCTAGGAAAAAAAGCTCCTCTATTAACTGTTTTTTACAGCAAGAAGAGGAGCTTTTATTCAGAGAGTTTGTTCAGTGTTCCAATTTACTAATTTCTATTTTTTTTTATTGAGACCAATTAAAAGGATTGGTACTAACGCACCAATAATTTTACCTGCAATAGCAGCAGACTTAGAGGATACAATTAATTTAGAAGCCTGAGAGATTTCATCAAAATCTAGATTTTCTGCTTCAGCTTTGGACAATACTTCTAATAACATTTCAGCACGCTTAGCTCTATCAGAGTCGGCTGACTTTAGTTGTTCAATTTCAAAATCAACTACTGTTCGTATTGCAATATAATGTAGTTTGGTTAGTTTGCTATTTTTTGTTTCTAGATTACTAATAGTTTGTTTAGTGACACCAATAAGATTACCTAAATCTTCACTAGTCCAATTTAAGATTTCTCTGATAGACTTTAAATTATCTTGCAGTATTTGTCTTGTTTTCTCATTTGAGGGATATTTTTCTTTTTTCATTTCACAACACCTACAATTCTGTATTTACATTATAACAGAAATTTGGGACATAAAAAAGCATTGTTTTGGTCAAAAATATAATTTAAGTAAAAAATATTTGACAAAATAAAAATTATGGATTATAATATCGATATTCTTAAGAAAGTGAGGAATGAAGTTATGATTAGCTTATTAAAAATAAAGTGAGTCATATGTTTGTTCTAGATTCTGTGTCAGAAACATGACCAGAAGTTTTTTGGTGTAGTATACACCGTGCCGTGCCATTATAGGAGGAAAGTCAGAATGGATTTACAAGTAATACTTAATATTGTGTTGATTTTTGGAATGATTTATTTCGTTGTTAGAAGATATATTATTGCCTCAAAATTTGCAGACTATATGATTAAGAATGGCGGGGAAGAAATTGAATTTATAAAGGAAAATAAATTGAGTTTCTCTGAATGCGTGAAATTGATTAACAAAAAATATAACATTGGGTTAGTTAATTCATTTTCTGTCGTGAATTGTATAAGAGAAATGTAAGCTACACTAATAAAGGAGAGAATTATTATGGACGCAATTGTTAAGAAATTAGCAGGTTTTGGTTTGCCAGCTGTAGTCTTGTTAGTAGCAATGAGTACAACAGGTTTAGCAGGTGCTGCAGCATTAACTACAGCATTGGCTGCTCTTGGACCATTTGGCATGTTAGGTGGAATTGCTTTATTAGTTTTTTTAGGTTTAGCTGCAGATTCAATTGCTGGATACGGTTATGAAGAAGTGGCAAAGCGCGTAGTTAAAGAACAATTAAAAACTACGTCTAAGTCTGAAATGATTAAAAATATTAGAAAACAACCAATTACAAAAGCAATGAAATTAAAAATTATTGACTTTGTTGAACATATAGATATCTAATTTGAAATAGGAGTTAATATTATGTCAAAATTATACGAATGTAGTGAGTGTGGTGAGTTGTTTACCAAGCATGAAATTGATTGGGAAGGTAGCGATGAAAGCTATGAGTCTTATTATTGTCATGACTGTTCTAGGTTTCTAGAGCAATGTGGAATTGATGCAATGGATCCTGATGGATTTGGGTATGACGAATATGGAAACTGGGATTCGGAACGATTAGGATTATAAATACCTTAGAAAAACTCCTATTGCCTCTTCGCCCGTACTCTTGTTAGATGTTTATAACAGTCTTAAAAAAATCATATAAGGAAGTGTAAGAATGAAGCTAATACCGTACATTTTTATAAATAGAAATTTATTGTCTGTTAGCGGCTCAAAAAAAGAAGTGTTTTCTAAATGTCTCAAAATTGCAAGTAAATATGGAGAAGTGATAGGCAGTGATGAAATATTTGGGGAAATTTATCTCAAAACAAAACTAAATCTGCGCCAGTTACATTTTCCAAGAGAAATAAAAATATCGGTTGCTGCCACTGAGGTTCAAGATTTGACTATTATAAGGTTTGGTGATAGGTTTGATTATACTAGTTCATGGCTTAGGGACGTTTTTGGGAAAGAATTCTTTAAAAAATGAAGCCCTGTATATAGTTATAATGAAGCGCTTCAAAACCATACTGGAACTTCCCTAAATTATCAAGCTAATATCAATTTTTTGAAATTTTAGTTGCGTAAGGATGCCCTTAAATACTGTTATGAAGCTATTTTTAAATCAATTGAAAATAATGCTTTCCAAACCAGGTCTTACGATAATATAGAGGTTTACAATGTAATGGGAAGTACGGCGATTAAATCAACTATATTCAGAAAACAAAGCATAATCTTGCTTGAAACGTTATTAACCAGAGGTTTATCCGTAAGGATAAGCCTTTTTTGTTGGTGTTGGAGGTGATTATTTATCTCTTTTATTATTGCAACAAAAATATCTAAGTCATATTGATAAAACACTCTAAAATTTGTACAATAACGCTATGAAAAAATTTAAACAGTGGAGTTGGATCCTTTGTGGCTTTCTTATCCTCTTTTTAGGTGCTACATTTATGTTTCACCAAGTCAGTTTGCAAAAAGAAAGGAAGCTACTCACACCCATAGGTAAACAGGTTACGGTCAATGGCCATCAAATGAATGTCTCGATTACTGGAGAAGGGCCTGAAACAATCGTGTTACTTTCAGGTGCTGGCATCGCCTCCCCTATCCTAGACTTTAAGAATCTATCAGATTCCCTATCCAAAAAATACAAAGTTGTTGTCGTGGAGCGAGCAGGATATGGTTTTAGTGAAGATAATGATCGTTCAAGAGATGTGATGGAGGTCCTTTCTGAGACCCGTCAAGCTTTGGCGCAAGCTCATGTTTCAGGTCCTTATGTGATTATTTCGCATTCTATGGCTAGTTTAGAGAGTCTTGCTTGGCAAGAGAAATATCCGAATGAAGTGAAGACTTTGATTGGCCTGGATTGGGCCTTGCCAGCGAGTTATGAAGATTTAAAGGATAATCAGGCCTTGCTTACTGTGGCTTATTGGAGCAGTAAGATTGGCTTATTACGCTATTTCCCTGAGTCCTTTTATATAAAAAATCCAACTCTGACTGAAACTGAATGACAACAATATAAATTACTAGCATATAAGCAGTTGATGTCACAAGCCATGCTTCATGAATCCCGTTTGGCAAAGGAAAATGCCAAGAAAGTTCCATCTAGCATTAATCCGAAAATTCCAGCCTTACTCCTGGTTTCTAACGGTGAAGGCACGACCTTTAGCCAATCAGAGTGGCAACGTTATGCAGAGAGATTTGCAAGCGACCAGTCTAATGTTCAAGTCGACTATATGGATGCGCCTCACGACCTCTATCATTATCAAAGCGATGCTATTGTTTCTCGTATTAAAGAATTTTTAGAGAATAATTGAGGGCTTAAAAATCCATTGAGACTGATGATAATAATTAAATGCTGAAGGATTAACAGTAGAATCGTTAATTTTCTCGATTAAAAAAATTCTTTTTCTTAACAAGAAGCCTGCCCCTAAGGGCAGGTTTTTTGGTGTCTTAAGGAAACTATTTAACAGAATTCTTGATTAAAAGTTTCATTTTAAGAGAGAAATCTCTAATTTCATACTCAATAAGCAAACGCTTGCATTCCTTTTTTTATTAGATTATAATAGGTTGGTATAAAGCCTTCTGTAATAATATTGAAAAAGTGTAGAAAGTAAGGATTTAGAATACTTGTAGTCAAAAATACAATGTTGCTTCTTACGATAGGGAGATAGATATGGCAATGATAGAAGTGCAACATCTTCAGAAAAATTTTGTGAAGACAGTTAAGGAGCCGGGGTTAAAGGGAGCCTTGCGCTCCTTTGTTCATCCTGAAAAGCAGACTTTTGAAGCGGTCAAGGATTTAACATTTGAAGTTCCAAAAGGGCAGATTCTAGGATTTATCGGGGCAAATGGTGCTGGGAAGTCAACCACCATCAAAATGCTGACAGGGATTTTGAAACCGACATCTGGTTTTTGTCGGATTAATGGCAAGATTCCGCAGGACAATCGCCAAGATTATGTCAAGGATATTGGGGTTGTTTTTGGGCAACGCACCCAGCTATGGTGGGATTTGGCTCTGCAAGAGACCTACACGGTTTTGAAAGAGATCTATGATGTACCGGACTCGCTTTTCCATAAGCGCATGGACTTTTTGAATGAAGTTTTGGATTTGAAGGAATTTATCAAGGATCCTGTGCGGACTCTTTCACTAGGTCAACGGATGCGGGCGGATATTGCAGCTTCCTTACTTCACAATCCCAAAGTTCTCTTTTTAGATGAACCGACTATTGGTTTGGATGTGTCGGTCAAGGACAACATTCGTCGGGCCATTACTCAGATTAATCAGGAGGAAGAGACAACTATTCTCTTGACCACTCATGATTTGAGTGATATTGAGCAACTCTGTGATCGGATTTTTATGATTGATAAGGGGCAAGAGATTTTTGATGGAACGGTGAGTCAGCTCAAGGAGACCTTTGGCAAGATGAAGACTCTCTCCTTTGAACTGGTACCAGGTCAAGGTCATCTTGTCTCTCATTATGAAGGCTTACCTGATATGTCCATTGATAGACAAGGAAATACTCTCAATATTGAATTCGATAGTTCCCGCTACCAGTCGGCCGATATTATCAAGCAAACCTTATCTGATTTTGAAGTCCGTGATTTGAAGATGGTAGATACGGATATTGAAGATATTATCCGTCGCTTCTATCGAAAGGAGCTCTAAGATGGTCAAATTGTGGAGACGTTATAAACCCTTTATCAATGCAGGGATTCAGGAGTTGATTAGCTATCGAGTCAACTTTATTCTCTATCGGATTGGTGATGTCATGGGGGCTTTTGTGGCATTTTATCTCTGGAAGGCAGTCTTTGACTCCTCCCAGGAGCCTTTGATTCAGGGCTTCAGTATGGCAGATATCACTCTCTACATCATCATGAGTTTTGTGACCAATCTTTTGACTAGGTCTGATAGCTCCTTTATGATTGGGGAGGAGGTCAAGGATGGCTCCATTATCATGCGCTTGCTGAGACCAGTGCATTTTGCGGCTTCTTACCTCTTTACGGAGCTTGGTTCCAAGTGGTTGATTTTTATCTCTGTTGGGCTGCCATTTTTAAGTGTCATTGTTTTGATGAAAATCTTATCTGGGCAAGGTATTGTAGAAGTGCTGGGATTAACTGTCCTTTATCTCTTTAGCTTAACTCTGGCTTATCTGATTAACTTTTTCTTTAATATCTGCTTTGGATTTTCAGCCTTTGTCTTTAAAAACCTATGGGGTTCCAATCTACTCAAGACTTCAATAGTGGCCTTTATGTCTGGCAGTTTGATTCCCTTGACATTTTTTCCAAAGGTGGTTTCAGATATTCTCTCCTTATTGCCATTTTCATCCTTGATTTACACTCCGGTTATGATCATTGTTGGGAAATACGATGCCAGTCAGATTCTTCAAGCACTTTTGCTTCAGCTTTTCTGGCTTATAGTGATGGTGGGCTTGTCTCAGTTGATTTGGAAACGAGTCCAGTCATTTATCACCATTCAGGGAGGTTAGTATGAAAAAATATCAACGCATGCATCTGATTTTTATCAGACAATACATCAAGCAAATCATGGAATACAAGGTGGATTTTGTGGTAGGTGTGTTGGGAGTCTTTCTGACTCAAGGCCTAAACCTCTTGTTTCTCAATGTACTCTTTCAACACATCCCCTCGCTAGAAGGTTGGACCTTTCAAGAGATTGCCTTTATCTATGGATTTTCCTTAATTCCAAAGGGATTAGATCATCTCTTTTTTGACAATCTCTGGGCTTTAGGTCAACGACTAGTTCGAAAAGGGGAGTTTGACAAGTATCTGACCCGTCCTATCAGTCCTCTCTTTCACATCCTCGTTGAGACCTTTCAGATTGATGCCTTGGGCGAACTTTTGGTCGGTGGAATCTTACTAACGACAACGGCGACTAGCATTGCTTGGACTCTTCCCAAATTCCTGATTTTTCTAGTTTGTATTCCTTTTGCGACCTTGATCTATACTTCCCTGAAAATTGCAACAGCCAGCATCGCTTTTTGGACCAAGCAGTCAGGTGCCATGATTTACATTTTTTATATGTTTAATGATTTTGCCAAGTACCCGATTTCCATTTATAATTCCCTCCTTCGTTGGTTAATTAGCTTTATTGTGCCCTTTGCTTTTACGGCCTACTATCCTGCCAGCTATTTCTTGCAGGACAAGGATGTCTTCTTTAATATTGGTGGTTTGATTCTGATTTCTCTTATCTTCTTTTGCATCTCTCTGAAACTTTGGGACAGGGGGTTAGATGCCTACGAAAGTGCTGGTTCGTAAGAGCTAGAGTAAGACTAAAACCAAGAAAAGATTTTGTAATGTTTGTTATTGAAGAAGTCAAGAGTGAAGATCAAAAAATGGCAGTTGTCGCTGAGATTTTAAGGGATTTGCCAGAATGGTTTGGAATACCAGAAAGCACGCAAGCCTACATCGAAGGAGCCAAGGACTTGAAGGTGTGGACCGCCTTTTAGGAGAGTAATTTGCTTGGCTTTGTAAGCTTGTCCTATTCCAGTGAAGATTGTGCAGAAATTGATTGTCTCGGTGTAAAAAAAGCTCATCAAGGTAGAGGAATTGGTAGTCAATTGCTTGCTACTTTAGAGAGTGAAGCTGGCAAAAATGTTGATTTTTTGCAGGTGAAAATAGTGGCAGAAGGCTCTAATAAAGATTATGACCGAACCAATGTCTTTTATCGCAGTCTTGGCTTTAAAAAACTAGAGATTTTTCCGCAACTGTGGGGGCCTCAAAATCCTTGTCAGATTTTGATTAAAAAGATGAATTAAGAATCCCTTGACATCCTTCCTTATAGTGCTATACTATAAGGGTAATCGCCGATTTAGCTCAGTTGGTAGAGCAACGCACTCGTAACGCGTAGGTCACAGGTTCGATCCCTGCAATCGGCATCAAATGATACAAGAAAAAGCCTATTGTGATAGGCTTTTTTTGATGTTGAATCATTTTTTGTACCAAAATTTGTACCAAATTATTATAAAAGTTTTCGGATGTTTTCAAACTCATCGTTAATATTCTCTTGTAATGTATAATCGAGTCTTAGCTAATATGGGAATGACTTTATCAATATTCTAGAGCTATTTTAGAAATGCTCAAAACTATCTTTCCAGAAAATAGTTGTTTTTCGGAAAGTTAGCTATTAATATTTATCAATGATAAAAATAGCATGTTTTAAGGGACTGACCCCAAAAAGTGAGAATTTAATAAAAAGACTTGACATAATTCGTTTACAATGGTAAACTTACTTTAAACATATTCGTTTACATCTGTAGACAACTAGGGAGGAAGGAGAATGAGCACGATAGAATTTAATACTTATATCACAGATGCAGAATGGGAAGTCATGCGTGTAGTTTGGGCAAATGATCGAGTAACTAGTAAAAAAGTCATTTCCGTATTGCAAGAAAAAATGGACTGGACACAATCCACTATCAAAACGATCTTAGGTCGATTAGTTGGAAAAGGCGTACTAAATACAGAGCATGAAGGTAGAAAGTTTATTTACACTGCCAATATTGAAGAGACAGAAGCCGTAAGGGATTATGCAGAAGATATTTTTAACCGTATTTGCAATAAGAAAGTCGGAAATGTAATAGGAAGCATCATTGAAGATCATGTTTTAAGCTTCGATGATATAGATCGACTAGAAAAAATATTAGAGATGAAAAAATCTTTCGCAGTAGAAGAAGTGGATTGCAATTGTCCAGAAGGACAATGCGAATGTCATTTACATCATCATTAAGCATAAGGAGGAATTTAAAATGAATAATGACAACATGGATAAGTTAAAACACGAGCATGGAATCACAGATGAACATGGATACCATAAGGATCAACATCAAGTACATCATGCTGGGCATGATCACAGCGGTCACAGTGGACATAATCACAGCGGTCACAGTGGACATAATCACAGCGGGCACAGTGGACATGATCACAGCGGGCATAATCACAGCGGACACAGTGGGCATGCCCACCATCATCACGGAAGCTTTAAGGAACTTTTCTTAAAGTCATTGCCACTAGGAATCATTATTATGCTCCTAGTCCCTTTGCATGGATTTGAACTACCATTCCAGTTTACTTTTCCATATTCTGATATTGTAGTAGCTATTTTATCTACTATATTAATTATTTATGGTGGACGTCCATTCTATCAAGGTGCAGTTGACG
Protein-coding sequences here:
- a CDS encoding ABC transporter ATP-binding protein, producing the protein MAMIEVQHLQKNFVKTVKEPGLKGALRSFVHPEKQTFEAVKDLTFEVPKGQILGFIGANGAGKSTTIKMLTGILKPTSGFCRINGKIPQDNRQDYVKDIGVVFGQRTQLWWDLALQETYTVLKEIYDVPDSLFHKRMDFLNEVLDLKEFIKDPVRTLSLGQRMRADIAASLLHNPKVLFLDEPTIGLDVSVKDNIRRAITQINQEEETTILLTTHDLSDIEQLCDRIFMIDKGQEIFDGTVSQLKETFGKMKTLSFELVPGQGHLVSHYEGLPDMSIDRQGNTLNIEFDSSRYQSADIIKQTLSDFEVRDLKMVDTDIEDIIRRFYRKEL
- a CDS encoding CopY/TcrY family copper transport repressor, which gives rise to MSTIEFNTYITDAEWEVMRVVWANDRVTSKKVISVLQEKMDWTQSTIKTILGRLVGKGVLNTEHEGRKFIYTANIEETEAVRDYAEDIFNRICNKKVGNVIGSIIEDHVLSFDDIDRLEKILEMKKSFAVEEVDCNCPEGQCECHLHHH
- a CDS encoding ABC transporter permease, with amino-acid sequence MVKLWRRYKPFINAGIQELISYRVNFILYRIGDVMGAFVAFYLWKAVFDSSQEPLIQGFSMADITLYIIMSFVTNLLTRSDSSFMIGEEVKDGSIIMRLLRPVHFAASYLFTELGSKWLIFISVGLPFLSVIVLMKILSGQGIVEVLGLTVLYLFSLTLAYLINFFFNICFGFSAFVFKNLWGSNLLKTSIVAFMSGSLIPLTFFPKVVSDILSLLPFSSLIYTPVMIIVGKYDASQILQALLLQLFWLIVMVGLSQLIWKRVQSFITIQGG
- a CDS encoding ABC transporter permease translates to MKKYQRMHLIFIRQYIKQIMEYKVDFVVGVLGVFLTQGLNLLFLNVLFQHIPSLEGWTFQEIAFIYGFSLIPKGLDHLFFDNLWALGQRLVRKGEFDKYLTRPISPLFHILVETFQIDALGELLVGGILLTTTATSIAWTLPKFLIFLVCIPFATLIYTSLKIATASIAFWTKQSGAMIYIFYMFNDFAKYPISIYNSLLRWLISFIVPFAFTAYYPASYFLQDKDVFFNIGGLILISLIFFCISLKLWDRGLDAYESAGS
- a CDS encoding helix-turn-helix transcriptional regulator, whose product is MKKEKYPSNEKTRQILQDNLKSIREILNWTSEDLGNLIGVTKQTISNLETKNSKLTKLHYIAIRTVVDFEIEQLKSADSDRAKRAEMLLEVLSKAEAENLDFDEISQASKLIVSSKSAAIAGKIIGALVPILLIGLNKKK
- a CDS encoding DUF1097 domain-containing protein, translating into MATMINLVLMINLVLFLFFYFIRVNAQTDREELGNIFQQLKRPAIIFSKKKFINILICFLYYISIGLLIVEDFKVINNNLHLIEIFILNVETIVTIIIGLLICSVLLFLFRFVYQFIGISPWIVIGFSSILIIFSSLIGIENSPLGWTFLMLIFGTITTQFTSIDIKYFFPEKYRDKIENNEKIKEKLSRIKYSTIIYIPILYISLLFSEKISVSNNFIYLLNKMTSSHYEEASQEFFSIYTFSSGLLKLIFITLGWIVFIEYKDIFLTKVTRSLIGKVKEIENLSISNGKYYKIRCSKRKWNIDKSVFLLKKQNSSTENESQKIRDKFILSKESWLSLNTNRSIKVISNDIVKVDNDYFIHNESNILNKFEKIDKRTRKETLGQLDLTALIIVTIFFSFLVLSNLLLDVDMKKVPNGVFYYKNSEQTYLPTDRIYFCEDKISHVKDNIQYFNSTRSLKKVIPKVTNYKYDKVSMTIKDEKHNIVGELNKMTKIIDMKDEDGNKKTYIEIK